One genomic segment of Canis lupus baileyi chromosome 9, mCanLup2.hap1, whole genome shotgun sequence includes these proteins:
- the PSMC6 gene encoding 26S proteasome regulatory subunit 10B isoform X2 — MTTLTIMRYLPREVDPLVYNMSHEDPGNVSYSEIGGLSEQIRELREVIELPLTNPELFQRVGIIPPKGCLLYGPPGTGKTLLARAVASQLDCNFLKVVSSSIVDKYIGESARLIREMFNYARDHQPCIIFMDEIDAIGGRRFSEGTSADREIQRTLMELLNQMDGFDTLHRVKMIMATNRPDTLDPALLRPGRLDRKIHIDLPNEQARLDILKIHAGPITKHGEIDYEAIVKLSDGFNGADLRNVCTEAGMFAIRADHDFVVQEDFMKAVRKVADSKKLESKLDYKPV, encoded by the exons ATGACTACACTAACTATCATGAG ATATTTGCCAAGAGAAGTGGATCCATTGGTCTACAACATGTCTCATGAGGACCCTGGGAATGTTTCTTATTCTGAGATTGGAGGACTATCAGAACAGATTCGGGAATTAAGAGAG GTGATAGAATTACCTCTTACAAACCCAGAATTATTCCAGCGTGTAGGAATAATACCTCCAAAAGGCTGTTTGTTATATGGACCACCAG gtACAGGAAAAACACTCTTGGCTCGAGCTGTTGCTAGCCAGCTAGACTGCAATTTCTTAAAG GTTGTATCTAGTTCTATTGTAGACAAGTACATTGGTGAAAGTGCTCGTTTGATCAGAGAAATGTTTAATTATGCCAGGGATCACCAACCATGCATTATTTTTATGGATGAAATAGATGCTATTG GTGGTCGTCGGTTTTCTGAGGGTACTTCAGCTGATAGAGAGATTCAGAGAACTTTAATGGAG tTACTGAATCAAATGGATGGGTTTGATACTCTACATAGAGTTAAAATGATCATGGCTACAAACAGACCAGATACACTGGATCCTGCTTTGCTTCGTCCAGGAAGATTAGATAGAAAAATAC atatTGATTTGCCAAACGAACAAGCAAGATTAGATATATTGAAAATCCATGCAGGTCCCATTACAAAGCATGGTGAAATAG ATTATGAGGCAATTGTGAAGCTTTCAGATGGCTTTAATGGAGCAGACCTGAGAAATGTTTGTACTGAAGCAG GTATGTTTGCAATTCGTGCTGATCATGATTTTGTAGTACAGGAAGACTTCATGAAAGCAGTCAGAAAAGTGGCTGATTCTAAGAAGCTAGAGTCTAAATTGGACTACAAACCTGTGTAA
- the PSMC6 gene encoding 26S proteasome regulatory subunit 10B isoform X1 translates to MAIPGIPYERRLLIMADPRDKALQDYRKKLLEHKEIDGRLKELREQLKELTKQYEKSENDLKALQSVGQIVGEVLKQLTEEKFIVKATNGPRYVVGCRRQLDKSKLKPGTRVALDMTTLTIMRYLPREVDPLVYNMSHEDPGNVSYSEIGGLSEQIRELREVIELPLTNPELFQRVGIIPPKGCLLYGPPGTGKTLLARAVASQLDCNFLKVVSSSIVDKYIGESARLIREMFNYARDHQPCIIFMDEIDAIGGRRFSEGTSADREIQRTLMELLNQMDGFDTLHRVKMIMATNRPDTLDPALLRPGRLDRKIHIDLPNEQARLDILKIHAGPITKHGEIDYEAIVKLSDGFNGADLRNVCTEAGMFAIRADHDFVVQEDFMKAVRKVADSKKLESKLDYKPV, encoded by the exons ATGGCCATTCCCGGCATCCCCTATGAGCGACGGCTTCTCATCATGGCGGACCCAAGAGATAAGGCGCTTCAGGACTACCGCAAGAAGCTGCTGGAGCACAAGGAGATCGACGGCCGTCTCAAGGAGT TAAGGGAACAATTAAAAGAACTTACCAAGCAGTATGAAAAGTCTGAAAATGATCTGAAGGCCCTACAAAGTGTTGGGCAG attGTGGGGGAAGTACTTAAGCAACTAACTGAAGAAAAAT tcATTGTTAAAGCTACAAATGGACCAAGATATGTTGTGGGTTGTCGTCGACAG cTTGACAAAAGTAAGCTGAAGCCAGGAACAAGAGTTGCTTTGGATATGACTACACTAACTATCATGAG ATATTTGCCAAGAGAAGTGGATCCATTGGTCTACAACATGTCTCATGAGGACCCTGGGAATGTTTCTTATTCTGAGATTGGAGGACTATCAGAACAGATTCGGGAATTAAGAGAG GTGATAGAATTACCTCTTACAAACCCAGAATTATTCCAGCGTGTAGGAATAATACCTCCAAAAGGCTGTTTGTTATATGGACCACCAG gtACAGGAAAAACACTCTTGGCTCGAGCTGTTGCTAGCCAGCTAGACTGCAATTTCTTAAAG GTTGTATCTAGTTCTATTGTAGACAAGTACATTGGTGAAAGTGCTCGTTTGATCAGAGAAATGTTTAATTATGCCAGGGATCACCAACCATGCATTATTTTTATGGATGAAATAGATGCTATTG GTGGTCGTCGGTTTTCTGAGGGTACTTCAGCTGATAGAGAGATTCAGAGAACTTTAATGGAG tTACTGAATCAAATGGATGGGTTTGATACTCTACATAGAGTTAAAATGATCATGGCTACAAACAGACCAGATACACTGGATCCTGCTTTGCTTCGTCCAGGAAGATTAGATAGAAAAATAC atatTGATTTGCCAAACGAACAAGCAAGATTAGATATATTGAAAATCCATGCAGGTCCCATTACAAAGCATGGTGAAATAG ATTATGAGGCAATTGTGAAGCTTTCAGATGGCTTTAATGGAGCAGACCTGAGAAATGTTTGTACTGAAGCAG GTATGTTTGCAATTCGTGCTGATCATGATTTTGTAGTACAGGAAGACTTCATGAAAGCAGTCAGAAAAGTGGCTGATTCTAAGAAGCTAGAGTCTAAATTGGACTACAAACCTGTGTAA